The proteins below come from a single Xiphophorus hellerii strain 12219 chromosome 14, Xiphophorus_hellerii-4.1, whole genome shotgun sequence genomic window:
- the LOC116732814 gene encoding eotaxin-like, producing the protein MKAQHVFLLCVLGAALLSTVLCSNGIGPDDCCFKFYRRQMKKTAIRSYYFTDYRCPKAAVILVTEQNRRHICVDASLLWVENMMRHLDEKDLK; encoded by the exons ATGAAGGCCCAACACGTCTTCCTGCTCTGTGTCCTGGGAGCCGCTCTGCTGTCCACGGTCCTCTGCAGCA ATGGAATTGGACCCGACGACTGCTGCTTCAAATTCTATCGACGGCAGATGAAAAAAACGGCCATCCGCTCGTACTACTTCACCGATTACCGCTGTCCCAAGGCTGCAGTCAT TTTGGTCACAGAGCAGAATCGTCGCCACATCTGCGTGGACGCAAGTCTCCTGTGGGTTGAAAACATGATGAGGCATCTGGATGAAAAGGACTTGAAGTGA